One part of the Candidatus Cloacimonadota bacterium genome encodes these proteins:
- the mnmA gene encoding tRNA 2-thiouridine(34) synthase MnmA — MSIKRKKIAVGMSGGIDSTFAAITLKEQGYNVIGISLHMFCKQHPAEKDEKTITGEFEDVKKICELLSIPYYNVDAENQFEKTIIKNFCESYLSGLTPNPCVLCNKRIKWKLLLEKARELGAEYIATGHYAEIEFQKKENRYYLKKGKDKKKDQSYFLWQLDQNDLAYTIFPLANFSKIEIGKKIEDYHLKISHKPESQEICFIPNDDYKSYLRNNCKKKIHSGYILNLEGKKIGRHKGFPFYTIGQRRGLGLTSPHPLYVKEIRSKTNEIVVGPKDCLFGIELFADQCKWINFDEIIEPMRCRAKIRYNSPEANCTIFPQDTGVRVLFDEPILSITPGQSVVFYENDNVIGGGIIQFGIAN, encoded by the coding sequence ATGAGTATTAAAAGAAAAAAAATTGCAGTTGGAATGAGCGGTGGTATTGACAGCACTTTTGCTGCAATCACCCTAAAGGAGCAGGGGTACAATGTTATTGGCATTAGTTTGCACATGTTTTGCAAACAACATCCTGCCGAAAAAGATGAAAAAACCATTACCGGCGAATTTGAAGATGTAAAAAAAATTTGTGAGCTGCTTTCTATTCCGTACTATAATGTTGATGCTGAAAATCAATTTGAAAAAACTATTATTAAAAATTTTTGCGAAAGTTATTTAAGTGGACTGACACCAAATCCCTGTGTTCTCTGTAACAAACGAATTAAATGGAAATTACTGCTTGAAAAGGCAAGGGAACTGGGAGCGGAATATATCGCAACCGGTCATTATGCCGAAATTGAATTCCAAAAAAAGGAAAACCGGTATTATTTAAAAAAGGGAAAGGATAAAAAAAAAGATCAGTCTTATTTTCTATGGCAACTTGACCAAAATGATTTGGCTTATACTATTTTCCCTCTTGCGAACTTTTCAAAAATTGAGATTGGGAAAAAGATTGAAGATTATCATCTGAAAATTTCTCATAAGCCGGAAAGTCAGGAAATTTGTTTTATTCCGAATGATGATTATAAATCCTACTTGCGAAATAATTGTAAAAAAAAAATTCATTCAGGATATATTCTCAATCTCGAAGGAAAAAAAATCGGAAGGCATAAGGGATTCCCGTTTTATACAATCGGGCAACGGCGGGGGCTGGGCTTAACATCTCCTCACCCACTTTATGTAAAAGAAATACGGAGTAAAACAAACGAAATTGTAGTTGGACCAAAGGATTGTCTATTTGGGATCGAATTATTTGCTGATCAATGTAAATGGATTAATTTTGATGAAATTATTGAACCGATGAGATGCAGGGCGAAGATCAGATACAATTCTCCTGAAGCGAATTGTACGATTTTCCCACAGGATACTGGTGTTCGTGTGTTGTTCGATGAACCCATACTAAGCATCACGCCCGGGCAGTCTGTTGTTTTTTATGAAAATGATAACGTCATTGGCGGAGGGATTATACAATTTGGAATCGCTAATTAG